The following proteins come from a genomic window of Mariniflexile sp. TRM1-10:
- a CDS encoding serine hydrolase domain-containing protein — protein sequence MKRIIASLMLLLSAIGFSQTIEKPSEVKTKTAKKLAKKFLRKNRIAGMSISVSQHGELIWSKGFGYSNKNPKTPVKPDTTIFRIASISKSITALALAKLVDNKLIDLDSSIYNYIPDYPKQPYDFTVRQLGGNLAGIRHYRDDTEYALNKKMSITEGLDLFKNDPLLFEPGTQFNYSSHGFVLLSEVIQKVSNKPFDVFVNDSIFKSLQMNHTMMDISDAMVPNKTQFYSATTFKKPVFAKAVANEYKVAGGGFLSTSEDVIKFGNEIISPQLVSKEALSEIITSQRLKTGKITGYGIGFSIGHSKNGTPKYYHTGGGVGASSILLVYPKEELVIAVLTNLTGVSMKDFGEELEAIFID from the coding sequence ATGAAAAGAATTATTGCTTCCTTAATGCTCCTTTTAAGCGCTATAGGGTTTAGTCAAACCATCGAAAAACCAAGTGAGGTTAAAACCAAGACAGCCAAAAAGCTGGCTAAAAAATTTCTGCGGAAAAACAGAATAGCTGGCATGTCTATTTCGGTATCCCAGCATGGTGAACTTATCTGGTCCAAAGGCTTTGGATATTCAAACAAAAACCCTAAAACCCCTGTAAAACCAGACACTACCATTTTTAGAATAGCCAGTATCTCTAAATCCATAACGGCACTTGCTTTGGCGAAATTAGTTGACAACAAACTTATTGACTTAGATTCCAGCATTTATAACTACATACCCGATTACCCAAAACAACCCTACGATTTCACGGTGAGGCAACTGGGAGGTAATTTAGCCGGCATTCGCCATTACAGAGACGACACCGAATATGCTTTAAACAAAAAAATGAGTATTACCGAAGGCTTGGATTTGTTTAAGAACGACCCACTTTTATTTGAACCTGGTACGCAATTTAATTACAGTTCCCATGGTTTTGTGCTACTAAGCGAGGTTATTCAAAAAGTCAGCAACAAACCTTTTGATGTCTTCGTTAACGATTCCATCTTTAAATCTTTGCAAATGAACCATACCATGATGGATATCTCTGATGCCATGGTTCCAAATAAAACGCAATTTTATAGCGCAACCACATTCAAGAAACCCGTGTTTGCCAAAGCTGTTGCCAACGAATATAAAGTGGCTGGCGGTGGCTTTTTGTCAACTTCAGAAGACGTTATAAAGTTTGGAAACGAAATAATCTCACCCCAACTGGTATCTAAAGAAGCACTTTCAGAAATCATTACTTCACAACGTTTAAAAACGGGAAAAATAACAGGTTACGGCATTGGTTTTTCGATAGGACATTCAAAAAATGGGACGCCAAAATATTACCATACAGGTGGTGGTGTTGGCGCTTCCTCTATTTTGTTGGTGTATCCTAAAGAGGAACTGGTTATTGCCGTTTTAACCAATTTAACAGGGGTTTCCATGAAAGATTTTGGAGAGGAGCTTGAAGCTATTTTTATTGATTAG
- a CDS encoding exo-beta-N-acetylmuramidase NamZ family protein, with protein sequence MRFNVVKNTVLLFVLGMISCGNFSKEKIESLKTEESRDKRQETRDKRQDPTTNNQQPTTIVGANQTDAYLPLLKGKRVGIVANQTSVIFKERHETRDERQETRDKNQETRPKTQDLKPSTQYPVHSTQNPEPNTQHPTPSHTHLVDSLLSRNINIKTVFAPEHGFRGTADAGEHIKDGVDTKTGVPIVSLYGDNKKPKPEQLKHIDVMVFDIQDVGARFYTYISSLHYVMEACAEAHIPLLILDRPNPNGHYVDGPILEMEHKSFVGMHPIPVVHGMTIGEYATMINGEKWLKNGVSCELKVIPIKNYTHQTAYSLPIKPSPNLPNDTAINLYPSLCFFEGTNVSVGRGTDKQFQVFGSPFLDKTKYTYSFTPQPNEGAKQPPYQNKVCYGMNLSHTKKLNGLDLSYLINAYRATQNKSEFFNSFFTKLAGTKKLQQQIEDGLTETDIKASWQQGLDGFRKVRDKYLIYE encoded by the coding sequence ATGCGGTTTAATGTTGTCAAAAATACAGTTTTATTATTTGTTTTAGGAATGATTTCTTGCGGAAACTTTTCGAAGGAGAAAATTGAGAGTTTAAAGACGGAAGAGTCAAGAGACAAGAGACAAGAGACAAGAGACAAGAGACAAGACCCAACAACCAACAACCAACAACCAACAACCATAGTCGGTGCAAACCAAACAGATGCTTATTTACCATTGCTAAAAGGCAAACGTGTTGGTATTGTGGCTAATCAGACGTCAGTTATCTTTAAAGAGAGACATGAGACGAGAGACGAGAGACAAGAGACAAGAGACAAGAACCAAGAGACAAGACCCAAGACCCAAGACCTAAAACCCAGTACACAGTACCCAGTACACAGTACCCAGAACCCAGAACCCAACACCCAACACCCAACACCCAGCCACACCCACCTAGTAGATTCCTTACTATCACGAAACATAAACATAAAAACCGTTTTTGCCCCGGAGCATGGTTTTAGGGGGACTGCCGATGCTGGCGAACATATTAAGGATGGTGTGGATACCAAAACGGGTGTTCCTATTGTGTCGCTTTATGGTGATAATAAAAAGCCGAAACCAGAACAACTTAAACATATTGATGTGATGGTTTTTGATATTCAAGATGTCGGCGCACGGTTTTACACCTATATTTCCTCATTGCATTATGTCATGGAAGCTTGTGCCGAAGCCCATATACCTCTACTGATTTTAGACCGCCCCAACCCCAACGGCCATTACGTTGATGGGCCAATTTTGGAAATGGAGCATAAAAGTTTTGTGGGCATGCACCCCATTCCCGTGGTTCATGGCATGACTATTGGTGAATATGCTACTATGATAAACGGTGAAAAATGGCTAAAAAATGGTGTTTCATGTGAATTGAAAGTGATTCCTATTAAAAATTACACCCACCAAACAGCTTATAGTTTACCCATAAAACCGAGTCCGAATTTGCCAAACGACACAGCTATTAACCTATACCCGAGTTTGTGCTTTTTTGAAGGCACGAATGTGAGTGTGGGACGTGGAACAGATAAACAGTTTCAAGTGTTTGGGAGTCCGTTTTTAGATAAAACCAAATATACTTACTCCTTTACCCCACAACCCAACGAAGGTGCTAAACAGCCTCCATATCAAAATAAAGTTTGTTACGGAATGAATTTATCCCATACTAAAAAATTAAACGGATTGGATTTAAGTTACCTAATAAATGCCTATCGAGCTACTCAAAATAAATCTGAATTCTTTAATTCGTTTTTTACGAAATTGGCAGGAACAAAAAAATTGCAACAGCAAATTGAAGATGGCTTAACGGAAACCGACATAAAAGCATCGTGGCAACAGGGATTGGATGGGTTTAGGAAAGTTAGGGATAAATACTTGATTTATGAGTGA
- a CDS encoding ABC transporter permease, with protein sequence MNYEFFLAKRIIGSKAYKSSVSAPIIKIGIAAITIGMVVMMVAIATGIGLQQKIRDKVVAFNGHVTISNYDSNNSQESLFPISKKQDFYPEFKSVEGVKHIQAVASRFGVIRTETDFEAAYLKGVGADYDWAYFKDFLVEGKLPDYTKDRNEDVLISQYLANRLGFKVNDTFQMVFPKEDAEKLPNIITYKITGIYNSGFQELDAQYLLGDIRHIQRINQWNDDQIGNFEVFIDDYDQLPTKGIEIYRSTPSTLNTQTITEKYASVFEWINIFDKNIYGIIGIMILVAGINMITALLVLILERTQMIGILKALGSNNWSIRKLFLYNASYLIILGLFWGNLIGLSLLFAQKYFKLFPLDPSVYYVTEAPVYIGVGYIVALNIGTMLLCLLMLLVPSYIITKISPVKAIRFE encoded by the coding sequence TTGAATTACGAGTTTTTTTTAGCTAAACGTATAATAGGCAGCAAAGCGTATAAAAGTAGTGTTTCGGCACCAATAATAAAAATTGGTATTGCAGCAATTACTATCGGTATGGTGGTGATGATGGTTGCCATAGCAACAGGTATCGGGCTTCAGCAAAAAATCCGTGATAAAGTCGTGGCGTTTAATGGGCATGTGACCATCTCCAATTACGATAGCAACAATTCGCAAGAAAGTTTATTCCCTATATCTAAAAAACAGGATTTTTACCCCGAATTTAAGTCGGTTGAAGGCGTGAAACACATTCAGGCCGTGGCTTCCAGATTTGGTGTTATTCGCACCGAAACCGATTTTGAAGCAGCCTACCTAAAAGGTGTGGGTGCCGATTATGACTGGGCATACTTTAAGGACTTTTTAGTTGAAGGGAAACTACCGGATTATACCAAAGATAGAAACGAAGATGTTTTAATCTCACAATATTTAGCCAATAGGCTCGGGTTTAAAGTAAACGATACCTTTCAAATGGTGTTCCCTAAAGAGGATGCCGAAAAGCTGCCCAACATCATTACCTATAAAATCACAGGTATTTACAATTCGGGGTTTCAGGAGTTGGATGCGCAATACCTTTTGGGTGATATTCGCCATATCCAGCGTATTAATCAATGGAACGACGATCAAATAGGCAATTTTGAGGTGTTTATAGACGATTACGACCAACTTCCCACAAAAGGCATCGAAATTTACCGAAGCACGCCATCAACGCTTAATACCCAAACCATCACCGAAAAATACGCCTCCGTTTTTGAGTGGATAAACATTTTCGATAAAAACATTTATGGGATTATTGGCATCATGATTTTGGTAGCCGGCATCAATATGATTACCGCATTACTGGTTTTAATCCTGGAACGCACCCAAATGATAGGCATTTTAAAAGCCTTGGGAAGCAACAATTGGAGCATCCGGAAATTGTTTTTATACAACGCCAGTTACCTCATTATACTAGGTCTTTTCTGGGGCAACCTGATAGGTTTAAGCCTGTTGTTTGCGCAAAAATATTTCAAGCTCTTCCCATTAGACCCCAGCGTATATTACGTCACCGAAGCCCCTGTTTACATAGGAGTGGGCTACATTGTGGCTTTAAACATAGGCACCATGCTCCTGTGTTTGCTCATGCTTTTGGTACCCTCGTACATCATCACCAAAATATCGCCGGTAAAAGCCATCCGCTTCGAATAA